The Streptomyces achromogenes genome window below encodes:
- a CDS encoding glycerophosphoryl diester phosphodiesterase membrane domain-containing protein yields the protein MKDTPGWASPGSAPSDGQEPGASHPAEPAARPAGDQPADQPDASANPQTPGTKWSKEQPPPGQWSAPAGLQNPAQPPPPPPPPPPAQNWGGYPPAGPGGHPGGPAGHGGPGGYGGYGPPGGWGAGWGGPPPAAKPGVIPLRPLGVGEILDGAVATMRAHWRTVLGISLTVAIVTEVFIVLLQGLILNDATDTAALGDPSATADEQLNAMGDAMRASGPVLLISLVGTVVATALLTTVTSRAVLGKPVTLKEAWRDARPQLPRLFGLIFLLMLIAAGIVLVCLLPGILASAAGNTDGGAALKAFGILGSIVLVLWLLIRFCLASPALMLEKQGIKKALSRSAKLTRGSWWRVFGIQLLALLIANIIAMIVVVPFALLGAALSDGGISGMVEASSDYGWTYLIISGIGSVIGSMITFPIAAGVIVLLYIDQRIRREALDLDLARAAGLQDYGSAAPGTIPGS from the coding sequence ATGAAAGACACTCCGGGCTGGGCCTCGCCCGGATCCGCCCCGTCCGACGGACAGGAGCCCGGCGCGTCCCACCCCGCCGAGCCGGCGGCCCGGCCCGCCGGCGATCAGCCCGCGGACCAGCCGGACGCGAGCGCGAACCCGCAGACCCCCGGCACGAAGTGGTCCAAGGAACAGCCGCCTCCCGGCCAGTGGTCGGCGCCGGCAGGCCTCCAGAACCCGGCCCAGCCCCCGCCGCCCCCGCCCCCGCCTCCGCCCGCCCAGAACTGGGGCGGCTACCCGCCCGCGGGCCCGGGCGGACACCCCGGAGGCCCGGCCGGCCACGGCGGCCCCGGAGGCTACGGCGGTTACGGTCCACCCGGCGGCTGGGGCGCCGGCTGGGGCGGCCCGCCGCCCGCCGCCAAGCCCGGCGTGATCCCGCTGCGCCCGCTCGGCGTGGGCGAGATCCTCGACGGCGCCGTGGCCACCATGCGCGCCCACTGGCGTACGGTCCTCGGCATCTCCCTGACCGTCGCGATCGTCACCGAGGTGTTCATCGTCCTGCTGCAGGGCCTGATCCTGAACGACGCCACGGACACCGCGGCCCTCGGCGACCCGAGCGCCACCGCCGACGAGCAGCTCAACGCCATGGGCGACGCCATGCGCGCCTCCGGCCCCGTGCTCCTCATCAGCCTCGTCGGCACCGTGGTGGCGACCGCCCTGCTCACCACCGTGACCAGCCGCGCGGTGCTCGGGAAACCGGTCACCCTCAAAGAGGCATGGCGCGACGCCCGCCCGCAGCTGCCCCGGCTGTTCGGGCTGATCTTCCTGCTCATGCTGATCGCCGCCGGCATCGTCCTCGTCTGCCTGCTGCCGGGCATCCTCGCGAGCGCCGCCGGAAACACCGACGGGGGCGCCGCGCTGAAAGCCTTCGGCATCCTCGGCTCGATCGTCCTCGTGCTCTGGCTGCTCATCCGCTTCTGCCTGGCCTCGCCCGCGCTGATGCTGGAGAAACAGGGCATCAAGAAGGCCCTCAGCCGCTCCGCGAAGCTCACCCGCGGCTCCTGGTGGCGCGTCTTCGGCATCCAACTGCTCGCCCTGCTCATCGCGAACATCATCGCGATGATCGTCGTCGTGCCCTTCGCGCTCCTCGGGGCCGCCCTGAGCGACGGCGGCATCAGCGGCATGGTCGAAGCGAGCAGCGACTACGGCTGGACCTACCTGATCATCAGCGGCATCGGCTCGGTCATCGGCTCCATGATCACCTTCCCGATCGCGGCCGGCGTCATCGTGCTCCTCTACATCGACCAGCGCATCCGCCGCGAGGCCCTCGACCTCGACCTGGCCCGCGCGGCAGGCCTCCAGGACTACGGCTCCGCCGCCCCCGGCACCATCCCGGGGAGCTGA
- the mtrB gene encoding MtrAB system histidine kinase MtrB: protein MSGDSAASAPGRSGARRERPVGRGTAGSRFARLLEGGLLRGGVKGSPVLRLLMRWVRRPLLPVMRLWRRNIQLKVVATTLLMSLGVVLLLGFVVIGQVRNGLLDAKVKASQSQASGGFAVAKQKADEAAGTPADGGTPADGRTSQNVSEWMSELVLSLSSGGQGAFDVVTLPPGFDNGGGYGPRASGYVDPDKSVPDNLRARVNTGTGAFQSYSRIIYLNDKESQPALVIGKQVNDPNSDPYELYYLFPLTQEEKSLSLVKGTLATAGLFVVVLLGAIAWLVVRQVVTPVRMAAGIAERLSAGRLQERMKVTGEDDIARLGEAFNKMAQNLQLKIQQLEDLSRMQRRFVSDVSHELRTPLTTVRMAADVIHDARVDFDPVTARSAELLADQLDRFETLLADLLEISRFDAGAAALEAEPIDLRDVVRRVVSGAAPLAERKGTTVRVIGDQQPVVAEADARRVERVLRNLVVNAVEHGEGKDVVVKLASAGGAVAIAVRDYGVGLKPGEATRVFSRFWRADPARARTTGGTGLGLSIALEDARLHGGWLQAWGEPGGGSQFRLTLPRTADEPLRGSPIPLEPKDSRRNRGELDDAGQPRRGGEKSATVPVQPAREQQSAARTPLTPRTTAPTADPTALPGNGARVVPRTGPATGTNTGGGTPHDESPDDTTTSHSAAESADKQGEATRGR from the coding sequence ATGTCAGGGGACAGTGCCGCTTCGGCCCCCGGCCGGTCCGGGGCCCGTCGGGAGCGGCCTGTCGGCCGTGGGACAGCGGGTTCACGCTTCGCGCGCCTCCTCGAAGGCGGGCTGCTGCGGGGCGGCGTCAAGGGCAGCCCCGTACTCAGACTGCTGATGCGGTGGGTACGCCGGCCGCTGCTGCCCGTCATGCGGCTCTGGCGGCGCAACATCCAGCTGAAGGTCGTCGCCACGACCCTGCTCATGTCGCTCGGGGTCGTCCTGCTGCTGGGCTTCGTGGTGATCGGGCAGGTGCGCAACGGTCTGCTGGACGCCAAGGTCAAGGCATCGCAGAGCCAGGCCTCCGGCGGGTTCGCCGTGGCCAAACAGAAGGCCGACGAGGCCGCCGGCACGCCCGCCGACGGCGGGACCCCGGCGGACGGCCGCACCTCGCAGAACGTCAGCGAATGGATGAGCGAGCTCGTGCTGTCGCTGTCCAGCGGCGGCCAGGGCGCCTTCGACGTGGTCACCCTGCCCCCCGGCTTCGACAACGGCGGCGGATACGGACCGCGTGCCTCCGGATACGTCGACCCCGACAAGAGCGTTCCCGACAACCTCCGCGCGCGGGTCAACACCGGCACCGGCGCATTCCAGAGCTACTCCCGCATCATCTATCTCAACGACAAGGAGTCCCAGCCGGCCCTGGTCATCGGCAAGCAGGTCAACGACCCCAACAGCGACCCGTACGAGCTGTACTACCTCTTCCCGCTCACTCAGGAGGAGAAGTCGCTGAGCCTGGTCAAGGGCACGCTCGCGACCGCCGGACTCTTCGTCGTCGTCCTCCTGGGAGCCATCGCCTGGCTCGTCGTACGGCAGGTCGTCACCCCGGTGCGGATGGCCGCCGGGATCGCCGAACGGCTCTCCGCCGGGCGGCTCCAGGAACGGATGAAGGTCACTGGCGAGGACGACATCGCACGGCTCGGCGAGGCCTTCAACAAGATGGCCCAGAACCTCCAACTGAAGATCCAGCAGCTGGAGGACCTGTCACGGATGCAGCGGCGGTTCGTGTCCGACGTCTCCCACGAACTGCGGACGCCCCTGACCACCGTACGCATGGCCGCAGACGTCATCCACGACGCGCGGGTCGACTTCGACCCCGTCACCGCGCGGTCCGCGGAACTCCTCGCCGACCAGCTCGACCGCTTCGAGACGCTCCTCGCCGACCTCCTCGAGATCAGCCGCTTCGACGCCGGCGCCGCCGCCCTCGAAGCCGAGCCGATCGACCTCAGGGACGTCGTGCGGCGCGTCGTCAGCGGCGCCGCGCCGCTCGCCGAACGCAAGGGGACCACCGTCCGCGTCATCGGCGACCAGCAGCCCGTCGTCGCCGAGGCCGATGCCCGGCGCGTGGAACGCGTACTGCGCAACCTGGTCGTCAACGCCGTCGAACACGGCGAGGGCAAGGACGTCGTCGTCAAACTGGCCTCCGCGGGCGGAGCCGTCGCGATCGCCGTGCGCGACTACGGCGTCGGACTCAAGCCCGGCGAGGCCACCCGCGTCTTCAGCCGGTTCTGGCGCGCCGACCCGGCACGCGCGCGTACCACCGGCGGCACCGGCCTCGGGCTGTCCATCGCCCTGGAGGACGCGCGACTGCACGGCGGCTGGCTGCAGGCCTGGGGTGAGCCCGGCGGCGGCTCCCAGTTCCGGCTGACGCTGCCCAGGACCGCCGACGAACCACTGCGGGGCTCGCCCATACCGCTCGAGCCCAAGGACTCCCGCCGCAACCGCGGCGAACTCGACGACGCCGGCCAGCCGCGCCGCGGCGGCGAGAAGAGCGCCACCGTGCCGGTGCAGCCCGCGCGCGAACAGCAGTCCGCCGCCCGGACGCCGCTCACCCCCCGCACCACCGCCCCCACCGCCGACCCGACGGCACTGCCCGGCAACGGCGCGCGCGTGGTGCCCCGCACGGGCCCGGCGACGGGGACGAACACGGGCGGCGGAACACCGCACGACGAGTCGCCGGACGACACCACGACGTCGCACTCCGCGGCCGAGAGCGCGGACAAGCAAGGGGAGGCAACTCGTGGGCGCTGA
- a CDS encoding LpqB family beta-propeller domain-containing protein has translation MGAEQREGGVRRTPGRAMAYAACGVVLLAGCASMPDSGDLRGVESTPGQDTQVRVFAMPPRDDAQPLEILQGFLEALTSDDPSYSTARQYLTRKTAQKWQPERSTTVLADGPATMTGPAGNREGDDRSYILSGSRVAVVDAQQAYAPASGDYGQTIHLTRDKKNGQWRIDALPDGVVMGKSDFQRNYVSANKYYFASDTAVEGSGQPVAVADPVYVRGRVDPMTQMVRSVLSGPTSWLRPVVRSGFPTGTALSKGVTSLTPDDQNKLTVPLNDKAAHIGRAKCDEMAAQLLFSLQSLAPTVGEIALRAGGSQLCSLSEDQAKTVAARGSRSDPGYLYFIDGQHRLVRMASGSGNAKADPVPGALGTGATALRSVAVARDERSAAGVALDGKTLYVTSTLSGSTVGEPVLQSTGKTESDRLTTPSWDAEGNLWVADRNPADPRLLLLQKGGGQPLEVLTPGLDGRVDAVRVAADGVRIALVVDKGGKQSLLIGRIERTDDAEPPSLSVQELRSATPELEQVRAVSWAGDSRLVVVGKEAGGVEQVQYVQSDGSIPEAGTLPGLTEVTSIAASEDSDTPLFATSKNGLLWLPGGSGWRTLKETASMALYPG, from the coding sequence GTGGGCGCTGAGCAGCGCGAGGGGGGCGTCCGGCGCACGCCGGGGCGCGCGATGGCGTACGCCGCCTGCGGAGTCGTCCTGCTGGCCGGGTGCGCCTCGATGCCCGACAGCGGCGACCTGCGCGGCGTCGAATCCACCCCGGGGCAGGACACCCAGGTCCGGGTGTTCGCCATGCCGCCCCGCGACGACGCACAGCCCCTGGAGATCCTCCAGGGCTTCCTCGAAGCGCTCACCAGCGACGACCCCAGCTACTCGACGGCACGCCAGTACCTGACCCGGAAAACCGCCCAGAAGTGGCAGCCCGAACGGTCCACGACCGTCCTCGCGGACGGTCCGGCGACCATGACCGGACCCGCCGGGAACCGCGAGGGCGACGACCGCTCGTACATCCTCTCCGGCTCCAGGGTCGCCGTCGTGGACGCCCAGCAGGCCTACGCGCCCGCCTCGGGCGACTACGGACAGACCATCCACCTCACCCGCGACAAGAAGAACGGGCAGTGGCGCATCGACGCGCTCCCCGACGGCGTCGTCATGGGCAAGTCGGACTTCCAGCGCAACTACGTGTCCGCCAACAAGTACTACTTCGCCTCGGACACGGCCGTCGAGGGATCCGGGCAGCCCGTGGCCGTCGCCGACCCCGTCTACGTCCGCGGACGGGTCGACCCCATGACACAGATGGTGCGCTCCGTTCTCAGCGGCCCCACCAGCTGGCTCCGCCCCGTCGTCAGATCCGGATTCCCCACCGGGACCGCACTCTCCAAGGGCGTCACCTCGCTGACCCCCGACGACCAGAACAAGCTCACCGTCCCGCTGAACGACAAGGCCGCGCACATCGGACGGGCCAAGTGCGACGAGATGGCCGCCCAGCTGCTGTTCTCCCTCCAGAGCCTGGCCCCCACCGTCGGCGAGATCGCCCTGCGCGCGGGCGGCAGCCAACTGTGCTCCCTGTCCGAGGACCAGGCGAAGACCGTCGCCGCCCGCGGCTCCCGGAGCGACCCCGGCTACCTGTACTTCATCGACGGCCAGCACCGCCTCGTCCGGATGGCCAGCGGCAGCGGCAACGCCAAGGCCGACCCCGTCCCCGGAGCCCTCGGCACCGGCGCCACGGCCCTGCGCTCCGTGGCGGTGGCCCGCGACGAACGCAGCGCGGCAGGAGTGGCCCTGGACGGCAAGACGCTCTACGTCACCTCCACCCTGTCCGGCAGCACCGTCGGCGAACCCGTCCTGCAAAGCACCGGCAAGACCGAGTCCGACCGGCTCACCACCCCCAGCTGGGACGCCGAGGGCAACCTCTGGGTGGCCGACCGCAACCCCGCCGACCCGCGGCTGCTCCTGCTCCAGAAGGGCGGCGGACAACCGCTGGAGGTACTCACCCCGGGGCTCGACGGCCGTGTCGACGCCGTGCGCGTGGCCGCCGACGGGGTGCGGATCGCTCTCGTCGTGGACAAGGGCGGCAAGCAGTCCCTGCTCATCGGACGCATCGAACGCACCGACGACGCCGAACCGCCGTCCCTGTCGGTCCAGGAACTGCGCTCCGCGACACCCGAGTTGGAACAGGTCCGGGCCGTGTCCTGGGCCGGGGACAGCCGGCTCGTCGTGGTCGGAAAGGAAGCCGGCGGCGTCGAGCAGGTGCAGTACGTGCAGAGCGACGGCTCGATCCCCGAGGCGGGCACACTGCCCGGACTCACCGAGGTCACCAGCATCGCCGCCTCCGAGGACAGCGACACCCCGCTCTTCGCCACCTCCAAGAACGGGCTGCTGTGGCTGCCCGGCGGAAGCGGGT
- a CDS encoding DUF4350 domain-containing protein, producing the protein MTPAVRSPTTSAPPTALRLWTRARGPVLAFALLLAASITLAALQSEARHGALDPRSADPYGSRAISELLADRGVTTRVVTDLADARAAADPHTTLLVAAPDLLTEHQQEELYTATAGSGGRTVLVAPSSWSVGTLAPGVTADPAHSHDSVLSPDCPLPAARRAGTADTGGIRYTTHRPGADECYPSERLATLLRLPDTTGDGDTLVLGAPDILYNNRLDQQGNASLALQLLGSRNHLVWYLPSLSDTTAADPDDEKSFLDLLPSGWIWGTLQLFVAAALAALWRARRLGPLVPEKLPVAIRASETVEGRARLYRKADARDRAAAALRSTTRNRLAPLLGVPVPQAHAPEALIPALTAHLHGNGQVLHSLLFGPPPGDDAALIALADQLDALEREVRRP; encoded by the coding sequence GTGACGCCCGCGGTCAGGTCCCCCACCACCTCGGCCCCGCCCACCGCCCTCCGTCTGTGGACCCGCGCCCGAGGCCCCGTCCTCGCCTTCGCCCTTCTCCTGGCGGCCTCGATCACGCTCGCCGCACTGCAGTCCGAAGCCCGTCACGGCGCCCTCGACCCGCGCTCCGCCGACCCCTACGGCAGCCGCGCGATCTCCGAACTGCTCGCCGACCGCGGCGTGACCACCCGCGTAGTCACCGACCTCGCCGACGCCCGCGCCGCGGCGGACCCCCACACCACCCTCCTGGTCGCCGCCCCCGACCTCCTGACCGAGCATCAACAAGAGGAGCTGTACACGGCGACAGCCGGCTCCGGCGGCCGTACCGTCCTCGTCGCGCCCAGCAGCTGGTCCGTGGGCACCCTCGCCCCCGGCGTGACCGCCGACCCGGCCCACAGCCACGACTCGGTGCTCTCCCCCGACTGCCCCCTGCCCGCAGCGCGCCGCGCCGGCACCGCCGACACCGGCGGCATCCGCTACACCACCCACCGACCCGGCGCCGACGAGTGCTACCCCAGCGAACGTCTGGCCACCCTGCTGCGCCTCCCCGACACCACCGGCGACGGCGACACCCTCGTGCTCGGCGCACCAGACATCCTCTACAACAACCGCCTCGACCAGCAGGGCAACGCCTCGCTCGCCCTCCAGCTCCTCGGCTCCCGCAACCATCTCGTCTGGTACCTCCCCTCTCTCTCCGACACCACCGCCGCCGACCCGGACGACGAGAAATCCTTCCTCGATCTGCTCCCCTCCGGCTGGATCTGGGGCACCCTGCAACTCTTCGTCGCGGCAGCACTCGCCGCCCTGTGGCGGGCACGCCGGCTCGGACCCCTCGTCCCCGAGAAACTCCCCGTGGCGATCCGCGCCTCCGAGACCGTCGAGGGCCGCGCCCGCCTCTACCGCAAGGCCGACGCCCGTGACCGCGCGGCCGCGGCTCTCCGTTCCACCACCCGCAACCGCCTCGCCCCTCTCCTGGGCGTCCCCGTACCCCAGGCGCACGCGCCCGAGGCCCTCATCCCCGCCCTGACCGCCCACCTCCACGGCAACGGCCAGGTCCTGCACTCCCTTCTCTTCGGCCCGCCGCCCGGCGACGACGCGGCCCTGATCGCCCTCGCCGACCAACTCGACGCCCTCGAAAGAGAGGTACGCCGTCCATGA
- the mtrA gene encoding two-component system response regulator MtrA, whose protein sequence is MMSFMKGRVLVVDDDTALAEMLGIVLRGEGFEPSFVADGDKALAAFREAKPDLVLLDLMLPGRDGIEVCRLIRAESGVPIVMLTAKSDTVDVVVGLESGADDYIVKPFKPKELVARIRARLRRSEEPAPEQLAIGDLVIDVAGHSVKREGQSIALTPLEFDLLVALARKPWQVFTREVLLEQVWGYRHAADTRLVNVHVQRLRSKVEKDPERPEIVVTVRGVGYKAGPS, encoded by the coding sequence ATGATGTCGTTTATGAAGGGACGAGTCCTTGTCGTCGACGACGACACCGCACTGGCCGAGATGCTCGGCATTGTGCTGCGTGGTGAAGGTTTTGAGCCGTCTTTCGTAGCCGACGGCGACAAGGCGCTGGCTGCTTTCCGTGAGGCGAAACCCGATCTGGTGCTGCTGGACCTGATGCTGCCCGGCCGGGACGGCATCGAGGTGTGCCGCCTGATCAGGGCGGAGTCCGGCGTACCGATCGTGATGCTCACGGCGAAGAGCGACACCGTCGACGTGGTCGTCGGACTGGAGTCCGGCGCCGACGACTACATCGTGAAGCCGTTCAAGCCGAAGGAGCTGGTCGCCCGCATCCGGGCCCGGCTGCGGAGGTCGGAGGAGCCGGCGCCCGAACAGCTCGCCATAGGCGACCTCGTCATCGACGTGGCCGGCCACTCCGTGAAGCGGGAGGGCCAGTCGATCGCGCTGACCCCGCTGGAGTTCGACCTGCTGGTCGCCCTGGCGCGCAAGCCCTGGCAGGTGTTCACCCGCGAGGTCCTCCTCGAGCAGGTGTGGGGCTACCGGCACGCCGCCGACACCCGCCTGGTCAACGTACATGTACAGAGGCTGCGCTCGAAGGTCGAGAAGGACCCGGAGCGGCCGGAGATCGTGGTGACCGTCCGTGGCGTCGGATACAAGGCAGGACCCAGCTGA
- a CDS encoding DUF4129 domain-containing protein, producing MLRAGDGATSALARSGDEPPLTVPRDPAREAARRELSKDLYHQNDPGLFQRTLDTLWDWIGDLFDTASTATPGGTLGLLVVVLGVAAVVAALWWRLGAPRRRPTSTPALFDDRPRSAAEHRAAAEAHAAQGHWNQALQERMRAVVRALEERALLDARPGRTADEAAAEAGRSLPAHTDRLRAAAGDFDDVTYGGRRATQQSYMRMAALDLDLERAKPELTAHSIHHTAHTARRGAAE from the coding sequence CTGTTGCGGGCAGGCGACGGCGCGACGTCGGCCCTGGCCCGCTCGGGCGACGAACCGCCGCTGACCGTCCCCCGTGACCCCGCGCGGGAGGCGGCCCGCCGTGAGCTGTCCAAGGACCTGTACCACCAGAACGACCCCGGCCTGTTCCAGCGCACCCTGGACACCCTCTGGGACTGGATCGGCGACCTGTTCGACACCGCCTCGACCGCCACCCCCGGCGGCACCCTGGGCCTGCTGGTGGTCGTCCTCGGCGTCGCCGCCGTCGTCGCCGCCCTGTGGTGGCGCCTGGGCGCCCCGCGCCGCCGCCCCACCTCCACGCCCGCCCTGTTCGACGACCGTCCCCGCAGCGCCGCCGAACACCGCGCGGCCGCCGAGGCGCACGCCGCCCAGGGCCACTGGAACCAGGCCCTCCAAGAACGCATGCGCGCCGTCGTCCGCGCCCTGGAGGAACGCGCCCTTCTCGACGCTCGCCCAGGCCGCACGGCCGACGAGGCCGCCGCCGAAGCCGGCCGAAGCCTGCCGGCCCACACCGACCGGCTGCGCGCCGCCGCCGGGGACTTCGACGATGTGACATACGGCGGCCGCAGGGCGACCCAGCAGTCGTACATGCGCATGGCCGCACTCGACCTCGACCTGGAACGCGCGAAACCGGAGCTGACGGCCCACAGCATCCACCACACGGCCCACACCGCCCGCCGGGGAGCCGCCGAGTGA
- a CDS encoding GNAT family N-acetyltransferase, with the protein MRRMSDPLHDRIQEYYAAVPLLFAAAEDFGPLRLFVRGEPGAPYYGGPGHAQPTRRGAARVGADDIARVRARQRELGVPEAFEWLADAAPALRALIEAAGLTVLKRPLMVLPAHRPLPALPLPDGVTLRVLTADDPALPAALALPRLAFAQQPGTGPADRAELSRLTREVTGDGTVAAVRPTLRAGHKTLLAALAPDGVPLAVGHYHPAAGATEIGGVGTLPSARRQGLAAAVTAALAAHAREHDIDTVFLAYAQESVARIYARLGFRPAGTTLLIAGQPARS; encoded by the coding sequence ATGCGTCGTATGAGCGACCCGCTGCACGACCGCATCCAGGAGTACTACGCGGCCGTCCCTCTCCTCTTCGCCGCCGCCGAGGACTTCGGCCCGCTGCGCCTGTTCGTGCGCGGGGAGCCGGGCGCCCCGTACTACGGCGGTCCCGGCCATGCCCAGCCCACCCGGCGGGGCGCGGCTCGGGTCGGCGCGGACGACATCGCGCGGGTACGCGCCCGTCAGCGGGAGCTCGGCGTGCCGGAGGCGTTCGAGTGGCTGGCCGACGCCGCCCCGGCCCTGCGCGCCCTGATCGAGGCCGCCGGCCTCACGGTGCTGAAACGCCCGCTCATGGTCCTCCCGGCACACCGCCCGCTCCCCGCCCTGCCGCTCCCGGACGGCGTGACCCTGCGGGTGCTGACCGCCGACGATCCCGCGCTGCCTGCCGCCCTCGCCCTGCCCCGCCTGGCCTTCGCCCAGCAGCCCGGCACCGGCCCGGCGGACCGCGCGGAACTGTCCAGACTGACCCGTGAGGTGACCGGGGACGGCACGGTCGCCGCCGTGCGCCCCACGCTCCGCGCCGGACACAAGACGCTCCTCGCCGCCCTCGCCCCGGACGGCGTCCCCCTGGCCGTCGGCCACTACCACCCGGCGGCGGGCGCGACGGAGATCGGCGGCGTCGGCACCCTTCCCTCCGCCCGACGGCAGGGCCTGGCCGCCGCCGTGACGGCGGCCCTGGCAGCCCACGCCCGCGAGCACGACATCGACACCGTCTTCCTCGCCTACGCACAGGAGTCCGTCGCCCGCATCTACGCCCGCCTGGGCTTCCGCCCCGCCGGCACGACCCTCCTGATCGCCGGCCAGCCCGCCCGCTCGTAG
- the mtnA gene encoding S-methyl-5-thioribose-1-phosphate isomerase, which translates to MADQYAQSGEDKRPAEIPAIRWEELPEGPVLVLLDQTRLPAEEVETVCTDASALVEAIRSLAVRGAPLLGIAGAYGVALAAARGFDVDEAANALASARPTAVNLSLGVRRARAAYQAELAGGGDPAQGARAALAAARQLHREDAEASARMAAHGLALLDELLPGGGHRILTHCNTGALVSGGEGTAFAVALAAHRMGRLRRLWVDETRPLLQGARLTAYEAARSGMAYTLLTDNAAGSLFAAGEVDAVLIGADRIAGDGSVANKVGSYPLAVLARYHHVPFIVVAPVTTVDPKTPDGAAIEVEQRPGYEVTETAAPQAPVTGAGAGMPVAPLGTQAYNPAFDVTPPELVTAIVTEEGVISPVTADALAGLCTKAGRGAAEAEAGAEGGRGGRGPELS; encoded by the coding sequence ATGGCTGATCAGTACGCGCAATCCGGCGAGGACAAGCGGCCGGCGGAGATACCTGCGATCCGTTGGGAGGAGCTGCCGGAGGGCCCCGTGCTGGTCCTTCTCGACCAGACGAGACTTCCCGCCGAAGAGGTCGAAACGGTGTGTACGGACGCGTCCGCGCTGGTGGAGGCGATCCGGTCGCTGGCCGTGCGCGGGGCGCCGTTGCTGGGGATCGCCGGGGCCTACGGCGTCGCGCTCGCCGCCGCCCGCGGCTTCGACGTGGACGAGGCCGCGAACGCGCTCGCGTCGGCCCGCCCCACCGCGGTGAACCTGTCCCTGGGCGTGCGCCGGGCTCGTGCCGCTTACCAGGCGGAGCTCGCCGGGGGCGGCGACCCCGCCCAGGGAGCGCGGGCGGCGCTGGCGGCCGCACGGCAGCTGCATCGCGAGGACGCCGAGGCCAGCGCGCGGATGGCCGCGCACGGGCTGGCGCTGCTCGACGAACTCCTGCCCGGCGGCGGGCACCGGATTCTCACGCACTGCAACACCGGGGCACTGGTGTCGGGCGGTGAGGGGACGGCGTTCGCGGTGGCGCTCGCGGCGCACCGGATGGGGCGGCTGCGCCGGCTGTGGGTGGACGAGACCCGTCCGCTGTTGCAGGGCGCCCGTCTCACGGCGTACGAGGCGGCGCGCAGCGGCATGGCGTACACCTTGCTGACGGACAACGCGGCGGGTTCGCTGTTCGCGGCGGGCGAGGTGGACGCGGTGCTGATCGGGGCGGACCGCATCGCGGGGGACGGGTCGGTGGCGAACAAGGTGGGGAGTTACCCGCTCGCGGTCCTCGCCCGCTACCACCATGTGCCGTTCATCGTGGTGGCGCCGGTGACGACGGTCGATCCCAAGACGCCGGACGGGGCGGCGATCGAGGTGGAGCAGCGTCCGGGGTACGAGGTGACGGAGACCGCGGCGCCGCAGGCGCCGGTGACGGGAGCGGGCGCGGGGATGCCGGTGGCGCCGCTGGGGACGCAGGCGTACAACCCGGCGTTCGACGTGACGCCGCCCGAGCTGGTGACGGCGATCGTCACGGAGGAGGGCGTGATCTCGCCCGTGACGGCCGACGCGCTCGCCGGGCTGTGCACCAAAGCGGGCAGGGGCGCCGCCGAGGCCGAGGCCGGGGCTGAGGGCGGGCGCGGGGGCAGGGGGCCTGAGCTGTCCTGA